Proteins encoded by one window of Coregonus clupeaformis isolate EN_2021a unplaced genomic scaffold, ASM2061545v1 scaf0001, whole genome shotgun sequence:
- the LOC123482941 gene encoding negative elongation factor A-like produces the protein MFAPLKGIPKAPFRSPTTPSMFSPPSNRTPIAPARTPLRKERGVKLLDISELDMVGAGREAKRRRKTLETEAGEKAAKEEAVVENATPDYAAGLVSTQKLGALNNESALPSTSYLPATPSMVPSSSYIPSSEAQPVNAGGLGRDALQSGRQPEESATPGAAATTTTLPGQFKQRTPMYNASNTATSPTAPASPSTPASTPASSNGPPAAATATQPETPTTQPPATLQPPTPMPQPKKNLSLTRDQMYAAQEMFKTANKVTRPEKALILGFMAGSRENLCPEQGDIIQIKLSEHTEILPKADGTGSTTMLVDTVFEMNYSTGQWTRLKKYKPITNAS, from the exons ATGTTCG CACCCCTGAAGGGGATACCCAAAGCCCCGTTCCGCAGCCCCACCACCCCCAGCATGTTCAGCCCCCCCAGCAACCGCACACCCATCGCCCCAGCACGGACACCCCTGCGCAAGGAGAGGGGGGTCAAG TTGTTAGACATCTCAGAGCTCGATATGGTGGGAGCTGGTAGAGAGgcaaagaggaggagaaagacTTTGG AAACCGAGGCTGGGGAGAAAGCTGCTAAAGAGGAGGCTGTGGTGGAGAATGCTACCCCAGACTATGCTGCTGGACTGGTGTCTACACAG AAACTGGGTGCGTTGAACAATGAGAGCGCCCTGCCGTCTACGAGCTACCTGCCTGCTACCCCAAGTATggtcccctcctcctcctacatTCCCAGTTCAGAGGCACAGCCAG TGAACGCAGGTGGTTTGGGGCGTGACGCCCTGCAGTCAGGTCGCCAGCCTGAGGAGTCAGCCACGCCCggtgctgctgccaccaccaccaccctcccgGGCCAGTTCAAACAGAGGACGCCCATGTACAACGCCAGCAACACTGCCACCAGCCCCACCGCCCCTGCCTCCCCCAGCACGCCAGCGAGCACCCCCGCCAGCAGCAACGGCCCCCCGGCCGCCGCCACCGCCACACAGCCCGAGACCCCCACCACGCAGCCCCCCGCTACCCTCCAGCCCCCGACGCCCATGCCCCAGCCCAAGAAGAACCTCTCGCTCACG AGAGACCAGATGTATGCTGCTCAGGAAATGTTCAAGACGGCCAACAAGGTGACCAGACCAGAGAAAGCTCTTATCCTGGGCTTCATGGCCGGATCCAGAG agAACCTGTGTCCGGAGCAGGGGGACATTATCCAGATAAAGCTGAGTGAACATACAGAGATCCTGCCCAAGGCGGACGGCACGGGCAGCACCACCATGCTGGTGGACACAGTGTTTGAGATGAACTACTCCACAGGACAGTGGACCCGCCTCAAGAAGTACAAACCCATCACCAACGCCTCCTGA